The Aedes aegypti strain LVP_AGWG chromosome 3, AaegL5.0 Primary Assembly, whole genome shotgun sequence genome contains a region encoding:
- the LOC5570158 gene encoding putative GTP-binding protein 6, whose amino-acid sequence MATSLMRRCFRGALIRGALMGRTTVKLGSISASFRCKYTDANKFKGFKGKHKPMVFVDDGEVDRGNGSERFDLEDAEYDAVVNSAMHVQKRLQNEQHVLVIQPYVKWGPKKSGSQPEHQLQEAEALVRSLPKWRVEYSLKVPLESLEKKQLFGAGKLEEIKAILSDLQTSGKLITCVFISKGTLTLGQKQLLEQHFKLPVMDRYSVVIQILRLHAISTEAKLQVAMAEIPYIWSQMKDQDASKGRVYFTESQKQMLRLRERKLKNELATIRSHRELLRNKRKQKAYPIVAVVGYTNAGKTSLIKALTEEKSLEPKDQLFATLDVTAHAGLLPCKLEVLFMDTVGFMADIPTGLIECFVATLEDAMLADVIVHVQDVSHENFLEQKKHVETTLSSLLKTTGVASSHPKLDNVINVGNKVDLLPTTEKPTDMHLVSSKTLHGINELLQEIERQILQVTGRQKIIIRVPMGGSEVAWLYKNAAVTETAADPKDSQRMLVSAVITEAKLQQFRHQFVRNGAR is encoded by the coding sequence ATGGCCACTAGCCTGATGAGGCGATGCTTCCGCGGGGCTTTGATCCGGGGAGCATTAATGGGCAGGACGACTGTTAAGTTAGGAAGCATTTCTGCTAGTTTTAGATGTAAATATACGGACGCGAATAAGTTTAAAGGTTTTAAGGGAAAGCACAAGCCGATGGTTTTCGTAGATGATGGGGAAGTGGACCGAGGCAACGGATCGGAACGATTCGACTTGGAGGACGCTGAGTACGATGCCGTGGTGAACAGTGCCATGCATGTCCAGAAAAGGCTGCAAAATGAGCAACACGTTTTGGTGATTCAACCCTATGTCAAATGGGGTCCAAAGAAGTCGGGAAGTCAGCCCGAGCATCAGCTGCAGGAAGCAGAAGCTTTGGTGAGGTCTCTACCCAAGTGGAGAGTTGAATATAGTCTGAAGGTTCCTTTGGAGTCTTTGGAAAAGAAGCAACTTTTTGGAGCAGGAAAACTGGAAGAGATCAAAGCGATTCTGAGCGATTTGCAGACATCGGGTAAGTTGATCACCTGTGTCTTCATCAGCAAAGGTACGTTAACCCTTGGACAGAAGCAGCTGTTGGAGCAACACTTCAAACTTCCCGTAATGGATCGTTACTCGGTGGTAATTCAGATCCTTCGTTTGCACGCCATCAGCACTGAAGCCAAGTTGCAGGTCGCGATGGCCGAGATTCCTTACATTTGGTCACAGATGAAAGACCAGGATGCTTCCAAAGGACGAGTCTATTTCACCGAATCCCAGAAGCAAATGTTACGTTTAAGAGAGCGCAAATTGAAGAACGAACTGGCCACCATTCGCTCGCACCGAGAGCTTCTACGGAACAAGCGGAAACAGAAAGCTTATCCCATCGTCGCAGTCGTTGGCTATACAAACGCTGGGAAGACCTCCTTGATCAAAGCCCTTACagaggagaaatccctggaaccGAAGGATCAGTTGTTTGCCACATTGGACGTCACGGCCCACGCGGGACTTTTGCCCTGCAAACTGGAGGTACTGTTCATGGATACCGTTGGCTTCATGGCGGACATTCCCACCGGATTGATTGAATGTTTCGTGGCTACCCTAGAAGACGCCATGCTGGCCGACGTGATCGTCCACGTCCAGGACGTTTCCCACGAGAACTTCCTGGAGCAGAAGAAACACGTCGAAACGACACTcagctcattgctcaaaacgACCGGAGTGGCCTCGAGTCATCCGAAGCTCGATAACGTTATAAACGTGGGAAACAAGGTCGATCTTCTCCCGACCACCGAAAAACCCACCGACATGCATCTGGTGTCTTCGAAGACGTTACATGGCATTAACGAACTGCTGCAGGAGATCGAGCGGCAAATTCTGCAAGTCACTGGCCGCCAGAAGATCATCATCCGGGTTCCGATGGGTGGCTCCGAAGTGGCTTGGCTGTACAAGAACGCGGCCGTTACGGAGACGGCAGCCGATCCGAAAGATAGCCAAAGAATGCTGGTTAGTGCGGTCATTACGGAGGCGAAGCTGCAACAATTTAGGCATCAGTTTGTTAGGAATGGGGCTAGGTGA
- the LOC5570157 gene encoding transmembrane protein 141: MNDIRRLKEQQKDKHPAFGSYLECMTRALFTGLATFTLGFSSIYFLQKLVAKRLPYPQKSAILVSTVIGTVASYKVTADRTKSCQAGWMAAEDKFTALSDNQLLEPEEEGERVL; the protein is encoded by the exons ATGAACGACATCCGCCGACTGAAGGAGCAACAGAAGGATAAACATCCCGCATTCGGTTCCTACCTGGAGTGTATGACCCGGGCCCTGTTCACCGGATTGGCCACCTTCACGCTTG gattttcctCGATATATTTTCTGCAGAAGCTGGTGGCGAAGCGCCTACCCTATCCGCAGAAATCGGCCATCCTGGTGTCGACGGTGATTGGGACAGTCGCTTCCTACAAGGTGACCGCAGACCGGACCAAATCCTGCCAGGCTGGTTGGATGGCAGCAGAGGACAAATTTACTGCCCTGTCGGATAACCAATTGTTGGAACCGGAGGAAGAGGGTGAACGTGTGCTGTAG